The stretch of DNA GCGGCGAAGGGAGCAAACATAGAGTTAACACTTGTGGGGGAGGTTGACGGCAGTAAGCAGCGGCGGTTCGGAGGTGGAGGATGTGTTTCCAGTTGTCGGCGATCGATGGTGGACGGTGGGTCGACGATGGGTCGAAGATGTTGACGTTGAGAATCTGTTTGCGATGAAAGCTTGAGCTTGGTTGCAGGATATACagtgtttttaaattaaaaataaaatggttaCACGTGGCAAGATCTGGTGCATTTACATGATCAAATGGTTGACAATGTTTGGAAGTTATATAACTTTCCCGGAATaaagttagagaaaatttatCCTGTACTGTATAAAGAAgcttttagatttttttcatttgagaATCTCTGCATTGAGCAGATTTACAAAAGAATCTCTGCGTGAAAGTAATCAATAATACTTACAATAGGATTGGCCAAATGTGCCACTGTAGATTGCATATTTGGGTTTTCCCTACTCCTGTTCACCGTTCCAAATTTCCTTCCGTGCCGATTCCCTTTTTCTCGTTTGTCTACTCCTGTTCACCGTTCCAAATTCCCTTCCATGCCGATTccctttttctcttttgttctgcTGCGTGGGGGTTTCGTGTAGTGGGAAGCTTTGTTTCTTGCATTGTTACTTTCCCAAAATTTATCATTCCTTTTCctgttttgttttgatacatTTAATGCCTTTTCGATTTCCTTTTTGATCTCCTTTTCAATTTCCTTTGTCTTCTTTCGCGTTCAATTTGCTACATGGATGGGTTTGGGTAAGCTTTTCGCCCACTTGCTTGTTTTACGTTCGTCTGGATTCAGCGGAAAGGTATTTGTCGGAATACTTTCCATTTTGTGTCGGATGCAGGCGGAAAGGGATTTGGCAGAAGGTTTGCTTTTGTGCTTGATTTGTCTCGTTTCCAATTTGTTTTGCCCATATGTAACGGTTTTGATTTCTTTCTCCTTCATTCCGTCTCGCTCTCTCTTTTGTGGTGGTTGTTCTTTTTCGTTTTTGTATTCTCTCAAATGGCTGGTAGGTTTGATTTCTTCATTAATCTAAATCCCAATTGAATATTGATTGTTTTTCCCCTGTTTCATTCTACAGGTTCTTGCCAGATTTGTTTCATTGGTTTGTTATGACCTGATTTGttcttcatatttattttatttctaatttttacaGTTTTATTGTGTGTTCATTACTCTCATATTTCTTCATGTTTGCCCTGTTTTTGCAGAGGAGTTTATGTCCGACCTATTTGTGCATACAAGGTGAGTTTTGCTTAACAACCATTCTCTTTTAAGGTTgctgttttgattgtttttaTCATGTGATCAAAGCATTCTTACCATACTTTAGAATTTGTCAACCctgttttcttaatttttacaGATTAACTTTCGTTTCAGACTGCAGTTAACAGTATGTTTCTTAATCAtgttttcattttgttcatAGTATTCATATTTGTggaatatttatttactttcatACATCTTTTGCATGACTTGTTTGTGCAGTTGATTCAAATTTGTTCTTTCTGTAGCCTTTCTATTTTGTGTTGGTTggtttgtgtttctttttttattttttccagtGACGATCGAGTTGTGCTTTTGCCTCCGATGAACGGTTGTGGCAGCGACGAGTCTCTTCCTTCCGGCGACAGCCGATTGTGTATGTGAGTGGATAAACTGATAATTTactttctgaatttgtttataaaaaatcaaGTTTTTGACCCttgaatgttttatttatttgtcacCGGTTGGGCTAAAAATCAACCAAAATAGTAGGCTGAATGGTTTCTTGctatcttatttttttagtgtGGTATGTGAGTGGATAAACTGATAATTTtctttctgaatttgtttataaaaaatcaaGTTTTTGACCTttgaatgttttatttatttgtcacCAGTTGGGCTAAAATCAAGTTTCTTTGCATTGCTTGAGTAGATTTATTTGTCACCATGTTGACTGAACGGGCTAAAAGTAAGGAAAACTCAGTTGTGTGTTCCCCTTCCAGGGAAGCTTACAAGAATTTACTTGCAAAATCCTTAAATATGAAGATTGATGCAAGTTCTTGTCCTGGctcttaagaaaataaaactacCACTGCCAGAATGAACAACTTTAAAGAATATTGCACACACTAATCAACTGAGGTTATTATTTCTTCATATTCATCATacatgattaatatttttgtgATACTGTGTTTGTTACACTAACTTAGCTAATAATATTGATGCAAAATGACAATTAAGACACTGTGTCCAGTAAAATTGTTAAGattctttttcttcatatttgTCCAAAGATGTATTGGAGGGTGTTTGCTTCTTAAAATCTATTAAgtaaattattttactttttatcaGGAACTATCTGACTCTAATGGTATTGATAATCTAATGGACAAAAGATCCCTTGGTTATGCATATAGGAGTCGAGAAGGAGATGTCGAACGGACTCTAAAGACGGTCGAAACAGGAGTAGGTGGCAGGCAACCACACTGCTAAAGTGAGAATTCTAATCTATATCTCAAGTTTGTGGAGTAAATGCTGTTTGGTTCTCAATGTAGGCATATTCAGAAATATTTTTGCCTTTTCATTGATCAAAGTATGCTTTTTATTCCGGAATTAGAAGTCTGGACTAAACCCAATAGTGAAAAATATCACCCAATGTATAGATCTTCTCTAAactattttaaagaaaattagCTCTTCCCATTTTCTTTGGTAACTAGAGTGGCCTTTTTGGTTAAAGATAAACAGCTTCTACACAGTATATGATGGTGCATGCATCTTTTTTTCCGAATATGACATTGTATACTATTGTACTGTTGCACTTTCTATATGATGCATTAGCAATTATCTAAATCTTGCAAGCCTTAAAAAGATAGGCAATCGTTCCTTCATTATTTTGCAGAAGTACCACTTGAATCATCACTACCGGGTCCAGATCCTTGGCTTTGGCATCACGTCACCATTCTGGGATAAGGTTTTTGGAACGGTTCCCCCTCCATCAAAGGTGGATGCCAAGCGTAGAAGTAACGGTTGAGCCTGCATTTGTTCATTGGTTAATTATAGCAGATTGAGGAGTTTAGACAAAAAAAAGGTCAAGAATTCATGTTTGTAATTGTCTAATTTTCTTTGCTCCTTTGATGTTTTTTGAATGTTAACATGCCATCTTGTCTTAACATTATGTAAAAATCGATAATATGTATCAAATTTATTTGGTAGGTAAACTCTTTGTGCACATTCCTCTCTCTTCTAACTTAGGAAGGAACATTGACTACACAGTTGATGGCAATTAGGAAGAAGGCAGAAGGAACATTGACTACACAGTTGATGGCAATTAGCAAGAAGGCAGCCGCTACTGCTAATTGTTGAGCTTAAACAAGCAGCATACCTATGTGATGGGAATTCGTTGATAGTATGAAAGGAAACacaaaattgtatgtttgaattGGTGACGAGTTTGGATAAATTACAGTGACACTGCGGTTTCATTTAAACTTTAATGTGTAGTTTTTGCTAAAATCAGAATGAGTTACCGGTGATTCTTCCAAACTTCGCTTCAATACAAACATACACACAGTGACAACATTGACTACCGGTGTAGTTTTTGTATGATATTTAACATCTTTTCCATTCAATGTGAAACTCTTACTTAGACTTGTCATTCCAACACATAGTACTATTAGTACTGAAGTGCAAATGGacccaattatttatttaaaaataaataaaaaatgagtggAGCTCTTATAGTTGAAGAAAAGACCACGAGTAGCTTGCCAAGCACACTATCATAAATTTGCACTATACCATGATTTTCTCAGTGCACAAAGTTGAGCAGAAATATATGCATAAAATCTTTATTCTTcggttaataataatttaacatgtaAACAGATTTAACTTAATCATATTTGTGACATTGAAAATTTGATCTAGCATTCTAGACATAATCCCCTTTGATTTTCTCTTCTTGCCATCTACATTTTCTTACCAATTGGCCGTGGAGGGATACTCTGCTCAtgctaaagaaatttgatggaTCGACTTTAGTTTTcacataattagtttgaaattcattttctatcttgtttctcaacctatttttcacaatcttcatagcagaaaataatctctcacttgtagcaaataatcagaactaacttaattaaatttggACTTTAGtaatgtataatatatattatcaaaatattttaaagtaaattgttacaattactatgtTGTGGGTACATGTTTTGCACCAAAAGGTAGTTACTAATCTTTAAACAcatctctcaaatatcaatttatgtgtatatatGTATCTAGAACAAgtgtatcaaaaaaaaaatacgacaaGAGGGGGGGGTctcagcccctacttgccccccCTTATGTCCGTCCCTGGACACGggtacaaaggttgttacccaaACGGGTATGAGAATGGAGACATGTATTTTTTCAACGTGCGGGTATGAGAATATGTATCATAGTACTCTTACCATACCTTACCCATTGTCATCTCTAATagtcaaaatatttatcataaaataattatacaaaaatattttcaatgatACATCATAATTTTAGTCTAAGTTTTAATCTCCCAAAATTCTTAtcattgatattataaaaatttaattttaaatttaatccaCCCGTGCGAAGCACGGGTAACACCCTAGTTCATAACATGCGTGAGAATCTGTAGGTGGTGTATCATGAAgcaacagtgtttgtgcatatATGAGGCAGAAGCGTGAACGTGAACAATATTGTGCATCACATCATTTCTAAAGTAACAATGTGGGGTTTGGGCTACTTTGCCatcttatatattttattttataagataaatttatttattttttgcaataaaaaagattattattttattataagatAAATTTAGGTTCGGAGGATGATGTCAAGTCTATGTAGATTAAATTTAAGACTTTTCTTTTTACTAGATTAAATCCAAGAATTTACTTTGCCATCTTATTATCATGATGATTTGACAGTAAGTTTGGTTTTATGGAAAGAAAATGGGAGGAAAGAAAATTTcggaaatcaatgaatgaatttgaCCAAAGTTAGTCTAAGTaagttcattcattgatttccgtaattttctttccttttactTTCTTTCCATCATACCAAACGGTGCATGAAAGTCATGCCACTAATTGGTTTGAATAGTATTTCTATATATGGAGAAAAgtaatgcaatttttttttctttctaatttacCCCTCGATAATTTGAAGATATTTACCCAtcaatcaataaaaacaaattatatgcatgtgaaataaaaattgattataaGTTAGTTATGGGTACCACATCCACATTTTAATCTATTTGTGTGGCTTGCTCTTATTTGTTGTTGGGAAAATACCCCTAAATTAGCAAGGAATAGAGTAGAACTCACCAAAATTCTTTGGTATGCTTAAATTTTGTTGAGTACGCGTagataaaattaattcaaaaattatactgtatttattataaaataataaaatataaataaatgactTTGTTTATAAGAAATGTTAGTcgttagtattacaatgttatgttagttttttctgcTTTGTCAGGACTTGAACTCTGAACCTCCTGCTCATTAACTCTTAGctcaatataaataaatgactTGATATACTAAATAATTATATGATGAAAATATATTTCCAACCAATAAAATTACAGAGAAGATATTTGTACAACCAATTTTGAATAGCTTTTAGACGAAAATTttaatgccaaaaaaaattgacgataaatttttaatgtttaaatataatttCTGTTTCATattagagtattttttttttgtggtgttaCAAAGTaacatataaaaagaaaaagaaacaaacataagttccaagttttttttcttaaaatacgCGTGTATATGAAAGATGTTTGTAGCATAGGCGTGTAATGCATTATCTCGTCTTGCATTAAACAATTCAATCACTCTTACAAATATGTTATTTTAACCTTTGCTGCAACAAAATTCAAGTCTCATCTAGATAACACGCAATTCAGCCAGCAGTGCATCATCACCATAAACTTCATAGTGAGAAAAGTCAGCCACACAATCACCTTCATTACTGCGAATAACCTCACCAACCCCCAAGCAAAAGGAGTCTTCTATAAAACTATCATCCACATTCAGTTGGAGAGTACCTTCGCCACAGGAGGGCTCAAATGTGTCAAGAAATGTGATGAATGTAAATGTATCCCAAGACATGGATAAGTTATACATTCAACATGTAAGACAAAAGTCTTCTCCACGAATAAGCCAATATTGATccttaaaaataatgttattccTCCAACCCCAAACATATTATAAACctataataaacaaaattgaagagGCACCATTGGTCATCTCATAAAGCCAAAAATTTAACTTGTGAGAAAAAATATCACTAATTACAATAAATGTGCAAGAGTATAATATCACTAATTACTTGCGGTGCTTCCTATTATCTGCACCCTCCGgtcttatatatataagaaaaaatttatatttttgattcattgtaaagttgatgcatctagacaatattatagtctaaatacattaattttacaataaatctaaaaaaaaaaaaacttcttatatataagaccggaGGAATATATGTTTTACAGCCTACCCTTTGTtccatataaaatataaaatatttgatgtgaTGTCACAAACCTACAAAATGATTTTCTGCattccatattttatttttttatttcttaattctTCTTTCATCCTAATAATTTtagcaaggttgtcagaaccggaccggaccggccggtcggaccggtcagACCGGGAACCGGGCTTACATGCGGTTCGGTTTAGCCTGAAAAACGGACTTCAAACGAACCGGGAAAAAAACGTTCGGACCGGCGCCGAACCGGAACAAACCGCTGGACCGGCCGGTGCGGTTTAGCGgttctgcaaaaaaaaattcagcttTCTACTTAATCTCTGCATCCacggttgaagaagaagaagaagaaagtacATTACAAACCAACCTTTAAACTATTAGGAAGAAAAAATGCTTAAGAAGATTAGAGAATTGGACCGGTTTGATTTAGTTGAAGAAGAATAAGAATCATAGATTTAGAGTAAATAAAGAACCATAAATAAAAgatagaagaaaaataagagatgCAGTGATTAGTTTGGTTGTAGTTGTATAGAGATGAAGTTTGAGCAATGAAGGTGGCGGCTGCTGACTTTTCATTAAGCAAGAGCAATAATAGGGTTAACTTACAATACTTTGGGTTGGGCCTCCATATAAGAATAGGATAAAAACAAATAGTAAGTATAAGATCCACACAGTAAAACtttcaataaataattaataattttttctggcataaataattaatatagtttattatgtaatttttaatttggaaaattttgTCTAATGtactaaagtttttattttatattgactTTATGACATttaatctttttaatgtgtgaaactAAGGAATACTGagtaattatttatatgttaattttttttacacaatttatatattaattaaaaatatatttttaattaaaaacggtccgaCCCGATTGAACCCCGGTCCAACCAATCGAACCTTGAACCAGTAAGCTctccggttcgatgaccggtccggttctgacaaccttgaatTTTagtatatacacacacacatatcTATACATGTTGCATTGCTCATTCCATACCATTTGTGCCGTATTGTGAAAGTTTTTCAACATTTCTTTAATTTGCTTTAATTGCTTACTTCATCCAATATGGAAGCTGCTAAAAGGAGATGGGAGAGgaagaaaataattattctCAAGCGTCAGAGAATTGTATCCGGATCTAAATGTATGATTATCTTTTGTGTATGAATTTATGTCATGTTTcacttaatttttctttttcaaaataattgagtacaatatttatatattatattttcatgAGTTTGTGTTGTAGCCTCAACCAATCCGCCAGAACAGAAAAAACTTAGAAGAAGTGATATTTTTGGTGAGCATTCTCAATATCATGATATTTGGGTTGCCAACTTTTGTTTATtctttttgtaaaagaaaaataaaaattgtttattcaACTTTTGTGTATATCTTAGTTGTTCATGgtgttttatttttggtttcttAGGCGAGATTCATGGTAAAATCGATAATCCATCCACCGATGTTGAAGGGTCAGGTAATTGTTATATTTccccatttattttttaaaaaatttctcatAATTTGCTCTCATTCTTCATCGAATCATATGAATAGATTTAGCAATATTGAATTTATGTTCATTTTACTCTACGAAATAACACGAGTCTTTGTAAATCTAGCTTATAGTTGATAGAAACTTTGTATATATTCTGTAAAATTGAGCTTAAAATCATGATGAAATTTAAGTCACTATGTTATTTgacaaaaagaaacacaaaaacTAACCGCATAAAtgatattttaagtttttaaacatatatatatatatatatatatatatatatatatatatatatatatatatcttgcaACAAATACACGACACCATATAGGAGGTAGTGACCGTTTTATTTAGTTCAACTTTATAATAGGGGTACACGTGTATttgtatattaaaaatttagaaaataaaacatgtattgtgtaaaataattttacactttcATTCAATATtaactatatattttcaatattaaCTATATATATTCCGCTAAATCATCCCATTACACCCCAGATTAATAATATGATGTAGAGGAATAATAGATTTCTATTAAAGGtttgtgtaaaaatattttacaccaACGTAGCATGTccattaaaatctttaaaatatagCTAAAAATTTGTTTCATCTTCCCACAAGTTTCAGCTCCATTTCCCTATTTTCTCTGACTCAAtagtctctctctctccctctctcgcGAAACACCACAACCGCTCTTCTTCCTCCACACCGCCGAACAATCTTTATTgttattccatttttttatccTCCATTGTATTAAAAGGGctaaaattgaatattaaactaaaaaaaatgtttagctttttttattataatttgtcctcggattttttttaaggaaaatgctaaacagtgtcccggctaaggatataaatatagaaattttatttcgtaaattgtgcattcaaaaCTTTTATAATGTAAAATGTTATGATCTCTcataacatgtgcaccaaaggcacatgttaagaaagcaaaagtagaaataatatattaaaatttgtgcatttaactttttaaacattaaattttttttctaacattaaatgcaattttctatatttagaatcTTAACATATGcccttggtgcacatgttaacatgacccttaacTTTTTCACctgttttcttttttagtatgtttaactagtgcgacgttttttttaaaagactttgACATTCTACAATGGAATACGAAACAATTAATGTAGTGTCTAAGTTTAACTATGCAAAAAACTGTCTTGACACTTACTTTTTctttatattgtaaaaaaagaaatttatttgtTGTAGTGTCTAAGTTTATGTGTAATGTTTCTAGCTA from Trifolium pratense cultivar HEN17-A07 linkage group LG5, ARS_RC_1.1, whole genome shotgun sequence encodes:
- the LOC123884822 gene encoding uncharacterized protein LOC123884822 isoform X8, with translation MGLGKLFAHLLVLRSSGFSGKVFVGILSILCRMQAERDLAEGSCQICFIEEFMSDLFVHTSDDRVVLLPPMNGCGSDESLPSGDSRLCIFICHHVD
- the LOC123884822 gene encoding uncharacterized protein LOC123884822 isoform X6, producing the protein MGLGKLFAHLLVLRSSGFSGKVFVGILSILCRMQAERDLAEGSCQICFIEEFMSDLFVHTSDDRVVLLPPMNGCGSDESLPSGDSRLCMNYLTLMVLII
- the LOC123884822 gene encoding uncharacterized protein LOC123884822 isoform X3, with product MGLGKLFAHLLVLRSSGFSGKVFVGILSILCRMQAERDLAEGSCQICFIEEFMSDLFVHTSDDRVVLLPPMNGCGSDESLPSGDSRLCMSREGDVERTLKTVETGVGGRQPHC
- the LOC123884822 gene encoding uncharacterized protein LOC123884822 isoform X9 is translated as MGLGKLFAHLLVLRSSGFSGKVFVGILSILCRMQAERDLAEGSCQICFIEEFMSDLFVHTSDDRVVLLPPMNGCGSDESLPSGDSRL
- the LOC123884822 gene encoding uncharacterized protein LOC123884822 isoform X4, with protein sequence MGLGKLFAHLLVLRSSGFSGKVFVGILSILCRMQAERDLAEGSCQICFIEEFMSDLFVHTSDDRVVLLPPMNGCGSDESLPSGDSRLCMEAYKNLLAKSLNMKIDASSCPGS
- the LOC123884822 gene encoding uncharacterized protein LOC123884822 isoform X7, with amino-acid sequence MGLGKLFAHLLVLRSSGFSGKVFVGILSILCRMQAERDLAEGSCQICFIEEFMSDLFVHTSDDRVVLLPPMNGCGSDESLPSGDSRLFGLKSSFFALLE
- the LOC123884822 gene encoding uncharacterized protein LOC123884822 isoform X5, producing MGLGKLFAHLLVLRSSGFSGKVFVGILSILCRMQAERDLAEGSCQICFIEEFMSDLFVHTSDDRVVLLPPMNGCGSDESLPSGDSRLCIWAKIKFLCIA
- the LOC123884822 gene encoding uncharacterized protein LOC123884822 isoform X1; this translates as MGLGKLFAHLLVLRSSGFSGKVFVGILSILCRMQAERDLAEGSCQICFIEEFMSDLFVHTSDDRVVLLPPMNGCGSDESLPSGDSRLYLFVTMLTERAKSKENSVVCSPSREAYKNLLAKSLNMKIDASSCPGS
- the LOC123884822 gene encoding uncharacterized protein LOC123884822 isoform X2, whose translation is MGLGKLFAHLLVLRSSGFSGKVFVGILSILCRMQAERDLAEEEFMSDLFVHTSDDRVVLLPPMNGCGSDESLPSGDSRLYLFVTMLTERAKSKENSVVCSPSREAYKNLLAKSLNMKIDASSCPGS